A region of Deinococcus rubellus DNA encodes the following proteins:
- the alaS gene encoding alanine--tRNA ligase, producing MTAQTPGQTSGTPLSTAQIRDRFLHFFESKGHLRLPSHPTVAPDPTTLFTVAGMQPFKPQFMGAAARFEQGESKRVTTAQKCIRVGDIENVGRTRRHLSLFEMMGNFSFGDYFKREAIAWAWEFLTGSEWMGMNAGQMYVTIYEDDDEAFGYWTQDIGLSADHIHRFGADENFWPADAPMKGPNGPCGPCSEIYYDRGPDYGDDTWADYYQTRESARFLEVWNLVFPQYDRQEPGPGGTPTLSDLPFKNIDTGMGLERVASVVQNVPDFYSNDVFLPLIDKIAELSGKPYEGEQSVSHRVVAEHIRAVSMTVADGVTLSNTGRGYVIRKILRRASRHAYLLGLREASIYKLVPLVVESMGEAYPELRENQSRIEKAIQGEEERFLRTLENGIQRLNTTLASIVLSSGHADASDFVATRFGSQIGDSAGQAVGFGQNQVKDGLVGGYNAFGPTGKQVEQLPVGLKLTLAGSEAFTLYGTYGFPIDLTREIAEEYGVSIDEAGFDKALAEDQELARAGSKYGKSELFGGADEALSDLSPTEFVGYGQLEAAGMVQAIVLGGESLGHLSAGSEAQVILDRTPLYAEGGGEVGDTGRLEWEGGEARVLDTHKTAQGVFLHRVQVETGELTVGQEVQAHVNPERQATERHHTATHLLHAALRAVLGSGVAQKGSLVAPERLRFDFSHSAAMSADELLQVESLVNRWVTANFPVTWRELPIAEARAAGAMALFGEKYGDVVRMVSVEGSVPYRGATITSLELCGGAHVERTGDIGAFVIVNDENVAAGVRRIEALTGELAVRWARERLAAAGRAAGTLNTSLEQLPDRVVQLQAQLKAAQQETVQVRRQLTQAQMGGEASGGTQTRELGGFKVATARLSGIEAGELRGAADNLLDKSGADLAIVAGDKGLVVKASKDAVARGAHAGQLIGKLAAAGGGKGGGRPDMAQAGVQDPEAALGALEGAF from the coding sequence ATGACTGCCCAGACCCCCGGCCAGACCTCTGGCACACCCCTTTCGACGGCCCAGATCCGCGACAGGTTTCTGCACTTTTTCGAATCCAAGGGTCACCTGAGACTGCCCTCGCACCCCACCGTCGCCCCCGACCCGACCACCCTCTTTACGGTGGCGGGGATGCAGCCGTTCAAGCCGCAGTTCATGGGCGCAGCGGCCCGCTTCGAGCAGGGCGAGAGCAAGCGCGTGACCACCGCCCAAAAGTGCATCCGGGTGGGCGACATCGAGAACGTGGGCCGCACCCGCCGACACCTGAGTCTGTTCGAGATGATGGGCAACTTCTCGTTTGGCGATTACTTCAAGCGCGAGGCGATTGCCTGGGCCTGGGAATTTCTGACCGGCAGCGAATGGATGGGGATGAACGCCGGGCAGATGTACGTCACCATCTACGAGGACGATGACGAGGCGTTTGGTTACTGGACGCAGGACATCGGACTGAGCGCCGACCACATTCACCGCTTCGGGGCCGACGAGAACTTCTGGCCCGCTGACGCGCCCATGAAGGGGCCAAACGGACCGTGCGGGCCGTGCAGCGAGATCTACTATGACCGGGGGCCGGACTACGGCGACGACACCTGGGCTGATTACTACCAGACCCGTGAGAGCGCCCGCTTTCTGGAAGTCTGGAACCTGGTGTTTCCGCAGTATGACCGCCAGGAACCGGGGCCGGGCGGCACACCGACCTTGAGCGACCTGCCCTTCAAGAACATCGACACCGGCATGGGCCTGGAGCGCGTCGCCAGCGTGGTGCAGAACGTGCCGGACTTCTACAGCAACGACGTGTTTCTGCCGCTGATCGACAAGATCGCCGAACTGTCGGGCAAGCCCTACGAGGGCGAGCAGAGCGTGTCGCACCGGGTGGTGGCCGAGCACATTCGTGCCGTGAGCATGACGGTGGCCGACGGCGTGACGCTGAGCAACACCGGGCGCGGCTACGTCATCCGCAAGATTCTGCGCCGCGCCAGCCGTCACGCTTACCTGCTGGGCCTGCGCGAAGCGAGCATTTACAAATTGGTGCCGCTGGTCGTGGAGAGCATGGGTGAGGCGTATCCCGAACTCAGGGAGAATCAGAGCCGCATTGAGAAGGCTATTCAGGGCGAGGAAGAACGGTTCTTGAGGACGCTTGAGAACGGAATTCAGAGACTAAACACCACTCTGGCATCAATCGTTTTATCGTCAGGCCATGCTGATGCATCAGATTTTGTTGCGACACGGTTTGGTTCTCAGATTGGCGATAGCGCAGGGCAAGCAGTAGGATTTGGACAGAATCAAGTTAAAGACGGTCTAGTCGGCGGCTATAACGCTTTTGGGCCAACAGGAAAACAGGTTGAGCAACTACCCGTTGGATTAAAGCTGACGCTTGCAGGTAGCGAAGCCTTCACCCTCTACGGCACCTACGGCTTCCCCATTGACCTCACCCGCGAAATTGCCGAGGAGTACGGCGTTTCGATTGATGAGGCAGGCTTCGACAAGGCGCTGGCCGAGGATCAGGAGTTGGCGCGGGCGGGCAGCAAGTACGGCAAGTCCGAGCTGTTCGGCGGGGCCGACGAAGCGCTTTCGGACCTCTCCCCCACCGAGTTTGTCGGCTACGGGCAGCTTGAGGCAGCGGGCATGGTGCAGGCCATCGTGCTGGGCGGCGAGAGCCTGGGCCACCTGAGCGCCGGCAGCGAGGCGCAGGTCATCCTGGACCGCACCCCGCTGTATGCCGAGGGCGGCGGCGAGGTGGGCGACACCGGGCGACTGGAGTGGGAAGGCGGTGAGGCCAGGGTGCTCGACACCCACAAGACCGCCCAGGGCGTGTTTCTCCACCGGGTTCAGGTAGAGACCGGCGAATTGACAGTGGGCCAGGAAGTGCAGGCGCACGTCAATCCAGAGCGCCAGGCCACCGAGCGCCACCACACCGCCACCCACCTGCTGCACGCCGCCTTGCGGGCCGTACTGGGCAGCGGCGTGGCGCAGAAAGGCTCGCTGGTGGCCCCCGAACGCCTGCGTTTCGACTTCTCGCACAGCGCGGCCATGAGCGCCGACGAACTCTTGCAGGTGGAAAGTCTGGTCAACCGCTGGGTGACGGCCAACTTTCCTGTGACCTGGCGCGAGTTGCCGATTGCCGAGGCGCGGGCAGCGGGTGCGATGGCCTTGTTCGGCGAGAAATACGGTGACGTGGTGCGGATGGTCAGCGTGGAGGGCAGCGTGCCCTACAGGGGCGCGACCATCACCAGCCTGGAACTCTGCGGCGGCGCACACGTGGAGCGCACCGGCGACATCGGCGCGTTCGTGATCGTGAACGACGAGAACGTGGCGGCGGGCGTGCGGCGCATCGAGGCGCTGACGGGCGAGCTGGCCGTGCGCTGGGCACGTGAACGCCTCGCAGCAGCGGGCCGGGCAGCAGGCACGCTCAACACCAGTCTGGAGCAGTTGCCGGACCGGGTGGTTCAGCTTCAGGCCCAGCTCAAAGCGGCCCAGCAGGAAACAGTGCAGGTGCGCCGCCAACTGACTCAGGCCCAGATGGGCGGCGAGGCCAGCGGCGGCACCCAGACCCGCGAACTCGGCGGCTTCAAGGTGGCGACGGCCCGCTTGAGCGGTATTGAGGCAGGCGAACTGCGCGGCGCGGCGGACAACCTGCTGGACAAGAGCGGGGCTGATCTGGCGATTGTCGCCGGGGACAAGGGCCTGGTCGTCAAGGCCAGCAAGGACGCCGTAGCACGCGGCGCACACGCAGGCCAGCTCATCGGCAAGCTGGCAGCGGCGGGCGGCGGCAAGGGCGGCGGGCGGCCCGATATGGCCCAGGCCGGTGTGCAGGACCCGGAAGCAGCGCTGGGCGCACTGGAAGGCGCGTTCTAG
- a CDS encoding DR2241 family protein, which yields MRSLVLIGHGSHLNPESSAAVYAYADLLRQRGLFDEVVEGYWKEEPSLRQVLKTVRYTDVTVIPMFISEGYFTETVIPRELGLGHQGPVPPQGVARVIGGRTVRYTLPYGVHPRMSEVILARAREAYPAINADDTALIVLGHGTTRNENSSKIVHQNAERLREGGEFAEVHTFFLDQEPKVVGWRQQVKAKNVVLVPFFASEGWHTLETIPEDIGLTGEVTVFESDLEAEPGSQPDYAQTVYYSKPVGTHPAIAEVIIQLAEDAHGASAQGDVERGHQEAWNALLQLASDTLRLGEVIVRPVEGMFELRHALDEGKANEGLRTVVTPEGVGEQVRLDERGEYRPVHTLRSLARGWRAVLCERDLPRALHLLYPAVVEESYAHHHHALRCTPWAATARRQTGIYAKVQKATPQQVESVSNDVCGGCLKTRLWAGEALHQTFFSGVPGGIPCAEACTLLVAEMREEVTGKRGQGAVAAHD from the coding sequence ATGCGTTCTCTGGTGCTCATCGGTCACGGCTCCCACCTCAACCCCGAATCGTCGGCGGCGGTTTACGCCTACGCCGATCTGCTACGCCAGCGCGGCCTCTTCGACGAGGTGGTGGAAGGCTACTGGAAAGAGGAGCCGTCGCTGCGCCAGGTCCTGAAGACGGTGCGCTACACCGATGTCACCGTCATCCCGATGTTCATCAGTGAGGGCTATTTCACCGAGACGGTCATTCCGCGCGAGCTGGGACTGGGCCATCAGGGGCCGGTGCCGCCGCAGGGCGTGGCCCGCGTGATCGGTGGGCGCACCGTGCGCTACACCCTGCCCTACGGGGTGCATCCTCGCATGAGCGAGGTCATTCTGGCCCGCGCCCGCGAGGCCTACCCGGCCATCAATGCCGACGATACCGCCCTGATCGTGCTGGGACACGGCACCACCCGCAACGAGAACAGCAGCAAGATCGTCCACCAGAACGCCGAGAGATTGCGGGAAGGCGGCGAGTTCGCCGAGGTTCACACCTTCTTTCTGGACCAGGAACCCAAGGTGGTGGGCTGGCGGCAGCAGGTGAAGGCCAAAAATGTGGTGCTGGTGCCGTTCTTCGCCTCCGAGGGCTGGCACACCCTGGAAACCATTCCCGAGGACATCGGCCTGACTGGCGAGGTCACGGTGTTTGAATCTGATCTGGAAGCTGAGCCGGGCAGCCAGCCGGACTACGCCCAGACGGTGTACTACAGCAAGCCGGTGGGCACCCACCCGGCCATCGCGGAAGTGATCATACAACTGGCCGAGGACGCCCACGGGGCCAGTGCCCAGGGCGACGTCGAGCGCGGCCACCAGGAGGCCTGGAACGCCCTGCTGCAACTGGCCAGCGACACCCTGCGGCTGGGCGAGGTGATCGTGCGCCCGGTGGAGGGCATGTTCGAGCTGCGCCATGCGCTCGACGAGGGCAAGGCCAACGAGGGCCTGAGAACGGTGGTCACGCCGGAGGGTGTGGGCGAGCAGGTGCGCTTGGATGAGCGCGGGGAGTACCGCCCGGTGCATACCTTGCGGAGCCTGGCGCGCGGCTGGCGGGCAGTGCTATGCGAGCGCGACCTGCCGCGTGCGCTTCACCTGCTGTATCCGGCGGTGGTCGAGGAGAGCTACGCCCACCACCACCATGCCCTGCGCTGCACCCCCTGGGCCGCCACTGCCCGGCGGCAGACCGGCATCTATGCCAAGGTGCAGAAAGCCACCCCGCAGCAGGTCGAGTCCGTGTCGAATGACGTGTGCGGCGGCTGCCTCAAGACCCGCCTGTGGGCCGGTGAAGCCTTGCATCAGACTTTTTTCAGCGGCGTGCCAGGGGGGATTCCATGCGCCGAAGCCTGCACTTTGCTGGTCGCCGAGATGCGCGAGGAAGTCACCGGCAAGCGCGGTCAGGGTGCGGTGGCCGCGCACGACTGA
- a CDS encoding HAD hydrolase family protein, whose amino-acid sequence MSLPPHRPQLLAFDLDGTLILEASLTVPAATISALARLRRLGVQAAIVTGRDQPPPGVLEAARPVAVATSNGGHITIGGQVHTELRFSEAELAAVLGHQLGNARVIAFTHRAIYVDVPPGVAAPEWLARREHFPLSEAPAGEVIKVGFYHAEVASWRDELRGGGFGHLVFTGAQPPYPEFLTVTPSGADKGAALSVIAQQLGVPMERVTAFGDSDNDEAMLALAGRAVQVGRLPLLVPYAHEQVERPEVLGEYLHALADGLEADDPARDSLEKTASGQDK is encoded by the coding sequence ATGTCCCTGCCTCCCCACCGCCCCCAACTGCTCGCCTTCGACCTTGACGGCACCCTCATTCTGGAAGCCAGCCTCACTGTTCCGGCGGCGACCATCAGCGCTCTGGCGAGGCTGCGCCGCCTGGGTGTTCAGGCCGCCATCGTGACCGGGCGCGATCAGCCGCCCCCCGGCGTGCTGGAAGCTGCCCGGCCCGTGGCGGTGGCGACCAGCAACGGCGGGCATATCACGATTGGCGGCCAGGTGCACACCGAACTGCGCTTCAGCGAGGCTGAACTCGCCGCTGTGCTCGGGCATCAACTCGGCAATGCCCGCGTGATCGCCTTTACCCACCGCGCCATCTATGTGGACGTGCCGCCCGGTGTGGCCGCGCCCGAGTGGCTGGCCCGGCGCGAACATTTTCCGCTGAGCGAGGCCCCGGCGGGTGAAGTGATCAAAGTGGGGTTCTACCACGCCGAGGTGGCGAGCTGGCGCGACGAACTGCGTGGCGGCGGTTTCGGCCATCTGGTCTTTACCGGCGCGCAGCCGCCCTACCCTGAATTTCTGACGGTGACGCCCAGCGGGGCCGACAAGGGCGCGGCCCTGAGCGTGATTGCCCAGCAGCTCGGGGTGCCGATGGAGCGTGTCACGGCCTTCGGTGACAGCGACAACGACGAGGCGATGCTGGCGCTGGCGGGCCGGGCGGTGCAGGTGGGGCGGTTGCCGCTGCTGGTCCCCTACGCCCATGAGCAGGTCGAGCGCCCTGAGGTGCTGGGAGAGTACCTGCACGCCCTGGCCGATGGGCTGGAAGCGGATGATCCGGCGCGCGACTCCCTGGAAAAAACGGCCAGCGGACAGGACAAATAA
- a CDS encoding cold-shock protein: MAAGRVKWFNAEKGFGFIECEGQPDVFAHYSAIKATGFRKLNEGDEVEFDIEPGKNGRGPQAANIAVTKAAPESDRGGSSFARSSGGGNNRW, from the coding sequence ATGGCTGCAGGACGAGTAAAGTGGTTTAACGCGGAAAAAGGTTTCGGTTTCATTGAGTGCGAAGGTCAGCCTGACGTGTTCGCGCACTACAGCGCCATCAAGGCGACGGGCTTTCGCAAGCTCAACGAAGGCGACGAAGTCGAGTTCGACATCGAACCCGGTAAGAATGGTCGTGGCCCCCAGGCCGCCAACATCGCCGTCACGAAGGCTGCCCCCGAGAGTGACCGTGGTGGTAGTAGCTTCGCGCGTAGCAGCGGTGGCGGCAACAACCGCTGGTAA
- a CDS encoding ROK family protein codes for MSSPSHFPALLALDIGGTSMRAALLHGGQLTRRVEARTPKPSTPDAVIAAALELAAPLAIQAAAVGVACAGAVAGGRVTATAVHTFPGWTDIALAEQLSAGFSLPCAALNDARAAAWGEYVAGAGRGASEFMFVTVSTGVGAGLVLGHQLHLAANGLDAELGFVSVPAEWTAGTAVPPLGDLGPLEFETSGTALGLQARSLNLPDARALADAAEAGNETADTVYRRSAALIAWKAADVAALLGVTRVALGGSVGLREGYLARVRESLARFPPRYQPQVTHAELGADAGLIGAGLWAGRSEQTL; via the coding sequence GTGTCTTCACCTTCCCACTTTCCTGCCCTGCTTGCCCTGGACATCGGCGGCACGTCTATGCGGGCGGCCCTGCTTCACGGCGGCCAGTTGACCCGGCGCGTGGAGGCCCGCACCCCCAAGCCCAGCACGCCGGACGCGGTGATCGCCGCCGCTCTTGAACTGGCCGCGCCGCTGGCCATCCAGGCCGCCGCTGTGGGGGTGGCCTGCGCTGGTGCTGTTGCCGGTGGGCGCGTTACCGCCACCGCCGTCCACACCTTTCCTGGCTGGACCGACATTGCCCTGGCCGAGCAGCTCTCGGCGGGCTTCTCGCTGCCCTGCGCGGCGCTCAACGACGCCCGCGCCGCCGCCTGGGGCGAGTACGTGGCAGGAGCGGGGCGCGGCGCGAGCGAGTTCATGTTCGTCACTGTCAGCACCGGGGTCGGCGCGGGGCTGGTCTTGGGCCATCAGCTTCACCTCGCGGCCAACGGGCTGGACGCCGAACTCGGCTTCGTCAGCGTCCCTGCCGAGTGGACCGCCGGAACAGCTGTGCCGCCGCTGGGCGACCTGGGGCCGCTGGAATTCGAGACGAGCGGCACCGCGCTGGGCCTGCAGGCCCGCAGCCTGAATCTGCCTGATGCCCGCGCCCTGGCCGACGCTGCCGAGGCTGGAAACGAGACAGCCGACACCGTCTACCGCCGCTCCGCCGCGCTGATTGCCTGGAAGGCGGCCGATGTCGCCGCGCTGCTGGGCGTCACCAGGGTGGCGCTGGGCGGTAGCGTGGGATTGCGGGAAGGCTACCTGGCGCGGGTTCGGGAGAGCCTGGCCCGCTTTCCGCCGCGTTACCAGCCGCAGGTCACTCACGCCGAGCTGGGCGCGGATGCCGGGCTGATCGGTGCAGGGCTGTGGGCCGGGCGCTCAGAGCAAACGCTGTAA
- a CDS encoding macro domain-containing protein, which yields MPLELVQGDIAAETSCALVTAANAQLAGGGGVDGVIHRAAGPELLGAIRVIGSTPTGSAVITPAFNLSGQGVKHVIHAVGPIWRGGGQGEAARLAGAYHRALELASEAGCRSVSFPAISTGVYGYPLAAALDVAVGTIQVYLAAHPELHVRLVLFDRAALSAAQQVLDRY from the coding sequence ATGCCACTTGAACTGGTGCAGGGCGACATCGCCGCCGAGACGAGCTGCGCTCTGGTCACGGCGGCCAACGCGCAGCTTGCGGGCGGCGGCGGCGTGGACGGCGTGATTCACCGGGCAGCAGGTCCCGAACTGCTCGGGGCCATCCGGGTCATCGGCAGCACGCCCACCGGCAGCGCGGTGATCACGCCCGCTTTCAATCTCTCCGGACAGGGCGTGAAGCACGTCATTCATGCGGTGGGGCCGATCTGGCGTGGTGGCGGGCAGGGCGAGGCAGCGCGGCTGGCCGGAGCCTACCACCGCGCCCTGGAACTGGCGAGCGAGGCGGGCTGCCGCAGCGTCTCGTTTCCGGCCATCAGCACCGGCGTCTACGGCTATCCGCTGGCCGCAGCGCTGGACGTTGCTGTCGGCACGATCCAGGTTTATCTGGCGGCGCACCCCGAATTGCATGTCCGGCTGGTGCTGTTTGACCGGGCCGCCCTGAGCGCGGCGCAGCAGGTGCTGGACCGGTACTGA
- the cutA gene encoding divalent-cation tolerance protein CutA, with protein MSLVVMVTVPPAGAAELARGLVEHRLAGCVNMLPGVQTVYRWGGEVAEEPETLLLIKTNGERYPELERFIKEHHPYEVPEIVALPVDRASPEFLRWLNGSLSLS; from the coding sequence ATGTCTTTAGTCGTGATGGTCACGGTGCCGCCCGCTGGGGCCGCAGAACTGGCGCGGGGACTGGTCGAACACCGGCTGGCTGGCTGCGTGAATATGCTGCCCGGCGTGCAGACGGTTTACCGCTGGGGCGGCGAGGTGGCCGAGGAACCCGAAACCCTGCTGCTGATCAAGACCAACGGTGAGCGCTACCCGGAGCTGGAGCGATTCATCAAGGAGCACCACCCCTACGAGGTGCCGGAGATCGTGGCGCTGCCGGTGGACCGGGCCTCGCCGGAGTTTCTGCGCTGGCTCAACGGCAGCCTCAGTCTGTCCTGA
- the hemW gene encoding radical SAM family heme chaperone HemW — protein MSAFPPSVLPPALPTEVGPVRHLYVHVPFCPSICPYCDFHVLTRRSGQVEAYLDQLEREAAMLAANYATDLDTVYLGGGTPSFLRDDELARLTQTIRRHLGWGKIENTLEVNPGTVSAARARHWRSLGFDRASVGVQSLDDATLKFLGRQHDAEQARQAVRQLTSAGLRVSGDLITAVAGQPLESDIAGLIELGVNHISAYTLTIEPGTPFARRGVTVAEDDERAGFERTAELLGAAGFGRYEISNYARSGEHSRHNSAYWQNRFYLGLGPGAAGHYPSRDPQLKAERRTNPHLHDWLAHDFASGLAGEAEAIDAEEHVTDALFMGLRTRAGVNLTELSRASGIAVGERYAGPLQRNLVAGLLMREGEQLRATEQGWWLLNKVLADFVNG, from the coding sequence GTGAGTGCGTTCCCCCCCTCCGTTCTGCCGCCAGCATTGCCGACTGAGGTTGGGCCGGTCCGGCATCTCTACGTGCATGTTCCGTTCTGTCCCAGCATCTGCCCCTACTGCGACTTCCACGTGCTGACGCGCCGCAGCGGGCAGGTGGAGGCGTATCTGGACCAGTTGGAGCGCGAGGCGGCAATGCTGGCGGCAAACTATGCCACTGACCTGGACACGGTCTACCTCGGCGGCGGCACCCCCAGCTTCCTGCGGGACGACGAGCTGGCCCGCCTGACCCAGACGATCCGGCGTCACCTCGGCTGGGGCAAAATCGAGAACACCCTGGAAGTCAACCCCGGTACCGTCAGCGCGGCGCGGGCGCGGCACTGGCGCTCACTCGGCTTTGACCGGGCCTCGGTGGGTGTCCAGAGCCTGGACGACGCCACCCTCAAGTTCCTGGGCCGCCAGCACGACGCCGAGCAGGCCCGGCAGGCGGTCCGGCAGCTCACCTCGGCGGGCTTGCGGGTCAGCGGCGACCTGATCACGGCGGTGGCGGGGCAGCCGCTGGAAAGCGACATCGCCGGACTGATCGAGCTGGGGGTGAATCACATCAGCGCCTACACCCTGACCATCGAGCCGGGCACGCCGTTTGCCCGCCGGGGCGTCACGGTGGCCGAGGACGACGAACGCGCGGGGTTCGAGCGCACCGCCGAGTTGCTGGGAGCGGCGGGCTTCGGGCGCTACGAGATCAGCAACTACGCCCGCTCCGGCGAGCACTCACGTCACAACAGCGCCTACTGGCAAAACCGCTTTTATCTGGGTCTGGGACCGGGCGCGGCGGGTCACTACCCGAGCCGTGATCCGCAGCTCAAAGCCGAGCGCCGCACCAACCCGCACCTGCACGACTGGCTGGCCCACGATTTCGCCTCGGGCCTCGCCGGGGAGGCGGAGGCGATTGACGCCGAGGAGCACGTCACCGACGCCCTGTTCATGGGTCTGCGGACCCGCGCCGGAGTCAATCTGACCGAGCTGTCGCGTGCCAGCGGCATCGCGGTGGGCGAGCGCTACGCCGGACCGCTGCAACGCAATCTGGTGGCGGGCCTGCTGATGCGCGAGGGCGAGCAGTTGCGCGCCACCGAGCAGGGCTGGTGGCTGCTCAACAAGGTGCTGGCCGACTTCGTGAACGGTTGA